The Epilithonimonas zeae genome contains the following window.
TATCAATCGTATATTTTTCTCCTTTTTTGAATTTCTTTTTTGCAGAAATAAAAATGAAATCACCTTCTACTTTTTTATCAACGATAGGGAAACTGGCTGTTATTTTATCAGCTTTCATAGGACTTTGAAGGTCGATTTGAAAAACAGGATTCAAAACATCTTTCTCAATCGTCAAACTGATTTTATTACTTCCTTTGATGCTTTTCGCTTCAAAATTCGGCTCCAGGACAATATCATATTTCTTGACATCCCAAAAGTTCCTGAATTTTGTATTAGAACCTTTCAGCGTGTCTGTTTTTGTAGGCTTTGCATCCTCAAAAAACTGAGCTTGTGAAACTCCGGAGATTAATATGGAGAGAAGTAATAATTTTTTCATTTTTAATTTTTTTTAGAATTAGTTTCGCTGATGAAATGAAACGTTACAAAATTAAATAAAAGTATTTTACAAAATTATTATTATGAGCTTAATCCCGCTATCCACTATATCTTTTTCTTTTTTTTGCCAAAAAAAGAAAAAGGATGCCGCTACTATCGGGGCTATAGGATTTGTCAGTCAATCAACTCTTGTATTTCAATATGAAATAAAGAACCCTTTCAGAGTTTCAAACTCTGAAAGGGTTTCATAAATTGTATTGCGAATGTTTATTAATTCACATTCTCAACATAAAAATGCTTCGTCTCTTCGATAATTTCGTCAATTTGTTCAAGTGTTAAAGCCTGAAGAAACTTAGTCTTGAATTCTTTAAAATGTGGAATTCCTCGGAAATAATTGCTGTAATGCTGTCTCATCTCCACAATTCCGGGACGTTCGCCTTTCCATTCCACAGACCAAAGTGCGTGATTTTTCACAGCGTCTAATCTTTCAGAAATGGTTGGTTCTGGTAAAATTTCTCCAGTTTCAAAAAAATGTTTGATTTCGTTGAAAATCCAAGGATAACCAATCGCACCACGACCAATCATTATTCCGTCGCAGTTGTATTTGTTTTTATATTCCAAAGCTTTTTCAGGAGAGTCAATATCGCCATTTCCAAAAATCGGAATTTCGATATTTGGATTATTTTTAATTCTTGAGATATGTTCCCAATCTGCTTCACCTTTGTACATTTGAGCACGTGTTCTGGCGTGGATTGTTAATGCTTTGATACCAACATCCTGTAATCTTTCTGCAACTTCATCGATATTAATAGAATCATTATCCCAACCCAATCTGGTTTTTACAGTAACAGGTAAATGTGTAGAACTCACGACAGCTTTTGTTAATCTGACCATCAAATCGATGTCTTTCAAAACGCCTGCTCCGGCACCTTTACAAACCACTTTTTTCACAGGACACCCGAAATTGATATCCACCAAATCTGGTTCTACAGTCTCCACAATCCTTGCTGACATTGCCATTGCTTCTTCATCGCCGCCAAAAATCTGGATTCCAACCGGTCTTTCATAATCAAAAATATCGAGCTTTTTACGACTTTTAATCGCATCACGAATCAAGCCTTCCGAAGAAATAAATTCCGAATACATCAAGTCTGCGCCGTGCATTTTGCACAGTTTTCTGAAAGGTGGGTCACTTACATCTTCCATCGGCGCCAGCAAAAGTGGAAAATCCGGAAGTTCTATGTTGCCAATTTTTACCATTCTGCAAAGATAATAATTCCTGTTCGGACTAATTTAAAATCAGTCTTAATTCCTTATTTAATAAATTTGTGATATAATAATCAATATGAAAAGAGTATTTGTAGCAGCTGTATTAGCGGTAATGTTTTCCTGTTCCAAGAATGATAATTCTGGTAACCAAAATGTAATTACTTCTGAGCCAGAACCAGCGCCAAAAGTTGTTACTGACCCAATCGCAGAGGGGAAATCTTTAATTGAAGGTTCAGATTGTTTAGGTTGTCACAAATTGGATGAAAAAATGATTGGTCCTTCTTACAAAGAAGTTGCAGAAAAATATGAGAATACACCGGAAAATGTAGAAATGCTGGCAGAGAAAATCCTCAAAGGAAGTTCTGGCGTTTGGGGCGATGTTCCGATGCCGGCTCACGGATTTAGTAAAGAAAATGCGAAATTTATGGCGCAATATATTTTGTCCTCGAAATAGAATTATATATTCTGAATATAAGAATTAAAGGCAGTTTTTTAACTGTCTTTTCCTGTTTATGTCTCTTTCGGAGAATTTGATTATCTTTTCAAAAACAAAATCTAATGAAGTCTATCTTATATTCTGCTTTATTTCTTTCCGCATTGTTATGTGCTCAGGAACATCAATATGATTATACTTTTTTCACGAACAGTTTGATGAAAGATAATTTCTTTTATGGAAATATAAAGTCTTCCGGAAGCTCTTCTGTCAAAAATCAGAACAATAAATTATTGGTTGATAGAAATGAATTCCATTCTCCGGGAAATTCTATCTTGCTGGATTATAAAAATGCAAAAGACGGAAAATGGGAAGCATCTATAGAATATGAAGAAGTAAGAGGAAAGGATTTTTTCAACAAAGCTAATTTTCTAAGTTTTTGGATTAAATCTGAAAAGAATGATTCTAATATTTTACCAACTGTAAAACTTCAAAAAACAGATGGGACTTTTTCAAAACCAATTACACTTAAGTTGACGAAAAAGAATCAATGGGAAAATATTCTAATCGATATTTCAAACCTTGATATTTCTGTTATAAATAACCCAAGATTAATAAAAGCCGTCATTTTCTCTCAACCCGAAAATTCTGAATCAAATAATAAAATTTGGCTTGATGATATTGCCTTCATCGATTCAAAAGAAAAGAAAATCATTTCTGAAACGCCTAAGATTTCATCAGC
Protein-coding sequences here:
- the dusB gene encoding tRNA dihydrouridine synthase DusB, which translates into the protein MVKIGNIELPDFPLLLAPMEDVSDPPFRKLCKMHGADLMYSEFISSEGLIRDAIKSRKKLDIFDYERPVGIQIFGGDEEAMAMSARIVETVEPDLVDINFGCPVKKVVCKGAGAGVLKDIDLMVRLTKAVVSSTHLPVTVKTRLGWDNDSINIDEVAERLQDVGIKALTIHARTRAQMYKGEADWEHISRIKNNPNIEIPIFGNGDIDSPEKALEYKNKYNCDGIMIGRGAIGYPWIFNEIKHFFETGEILPEPTISERLDAVKNHALWSVEWKGERPGIVEMRQHYSNYFRGIPHFKEFKTKFLQALTLEQIDEIIEETKHFYVENVN
- a CDS encoding c-type cytochrome; its protein translation is MKRVFVAAVLAVMFSCSKNDNSGNQNVITSEPEPAPKVVTDPIAEGKSLIEGSDCLGCHKLDEKMIGPSYKEVAEKYENTPENVEMLAEKILKGSSGVWGDVPMPAHGFSKENAKFMAQYILSSK